One bacterium genomic window, GCGGAGGACGGCTCGTTCCGGGTCGATTTCGAGGAGGCCACACGGTAATGACGATCGACGACGAGGTTCCGATATGGCGCTGACCCGTCTTCTCGGCAACGACGCCCGGTATCTGTTCGAGATCTCCGGGGTGAAGGCGACGTTGCTGGTGTCCCGGTTCGATCTTTCGGAGGGGGTGTCGGTCCCGTACGAGTTGTCGGTGGAGCTGGCGTGCGACGACGAAGTGAAGATGGACGACGCGTTGGGGAAGGAAGGTTTCCTGACGCTGACGGGTGACGGGGGGGACCGGATCGTTCACGGCGTGGTGGACCGGTTCGAGCATGTGGGGAACCGGGGCCGGTTCGGGTTGTACCGCGCGCGGGTGGTGCCGTACCTGCGGTGGCTGTCGCTGGAGCGCGACTGCCGGATCTTCCAGAACAAGAGCGTTCCCGACATCGTGAAGCAGATCCTCCAGGATTCGGGGCTTCCTTCGGACCGGTACGACTTCCGCCTGAAGGCGAGCTACGCGCCGGTGGAGTATTGCGTGCAGTACCGGGAGACGGACCTGGACTTCGTGTCGCGCCTGCTGGAGGAGGAGGGGATCTTCTACTTCTTCGAGCACAGCGACAAGAAGCACCTGCTGGTGTTCGCGGACGATACGGTGGCGTACAAGGAGATCGCCGGGGAGAGCGGGGTGACGTACAACTTCTCGCAGGGGTTGGCTCCCACGGAGGAGTGCGTGTACCGGTTCGCCTTTTCGCGGCAGGTCCGTTCCGGGAAGATGACGCGCGAGGACTACAACTTCGAGAAGCCGGGGCTGGAGCTGAAGAAGGAGGAGAAGGCGAAGGTCCACGAGAAGCTCGAGGTATACGACTACCCGGGGCGGTACGTGGAGCCGGACCGCGGGAAGCAGTTGTCGAAGGTCCGGCTCGAGGAGTCGATGACGTATTACGAGACGGCGGACGGGGAGAGCGCGTGCGTGCGGCTGGTTCCGGGGTTCAAGTTCTCGCTTACGGACCACGAGCACGCGGGGTACAACCAGGACTACTTCCTGACGAGGCTGGTCACGCGCGGGGAGCAGCCGCAGACGCTGCAGGAGGCGGCGGGATCCGGGAGCGGGGGTTTCAGCTATTCGAGCCGGTTCACGGCGATCCCGGCGTCGGTTCCGTTCCGTCCCGCGCGGGTGACTCCGCGGCCGGTGGTGGAGGGGATCCAGACGGCGACGGTGACGGGTCCGGACGGGGAGGAGATCTACACGG contains:
- the tssI gene encoding type VI secretion system tip protein TssI/VgrG, producing the protein MALTRLLGNDARYLFEISGVKATLLVSRFDLSEGVSVPYELSVELACDDEVKMDDALGKEGFLTLTGDGGDRIVHGVVDRFEHVGNRGRFGLYRARVVPYLRWLSLERDCRIFQNKSVPDIVKQILQDSGLPSDRYDFRLKASYAPVEYCVQYRETDLDFVSRLLEEEGIFYFFEHSDKKHLLVFADDTVAYKEIAGESGVTYNFSQGLAPTEECVYRFAFSRQVRSGKMTREDYNFEKPGLELKKEEKAKVHEKLEVYDYPGRYVEPDRGKQLSKVRLEESMTYYETADGESACVRLVPGFKFSLTDHEHAGYNQDYFLTRLVTRGEQPQTLQEAAGSGSGGFSYSSRFTAIPASVPFRPARVTPRPVVEGIQTATVTGPDGEEIYTDKYGRVKVKFHWDRADVHDEKSSCWIRVSSTFAGGQYGSIFTPRIGQEVVVDFLEGDPDRPLITGSVYNANLMPPYELPGEKTKSTTKTNSSLGGKGFNEIRFEDKKGEEQLFVHGEKDADIRIKNDRREWVGQDRHLVVVRDKIGKVERDSHRLVGREERLEVTADRHRKVGGQEAIEVVKSRSVTVGGDVIEVFKGDHSEEVSGDLYINAGKQVVIEGGSSICIKMGGNFITVDTAGVTIKGGMIKINSGGSALTGSAGTCESPKPPLQAEEGRDKATK